One window of the Manihot esculenta cultivar AM560-2 chromosome 14, M.esculenta_v8, whole genome shotgun sequence genome contains the following:
- the LOC110630696 gene encoding uncharacterized GPI-anchored protein At4g28100 translates to MFPKNLLFLFFFFFFLFTFSPLLILALPNPDPATIQSFLPNSSPPATIPAFPEQSNAEGCPLDLPDELFHGIKAACGNGQVGQLHKSRCCPVLAAWLYSAYSATALGRAGRVAPAAGGHISPSYDLPLLPDDSETCVDDLGKALKEKGIELVKPNETCDVVYCYCGIRLHPLSCPEAFSTNQRGKLIVDKRVKRLEKNCLSSSSNVNQFPGLGGCSKCLNSLYLLNNKETLNSSKSEDRTTKMHNKDCQLMGLTWLLAKNRTAYIHTVSAVLRAMMMNVGGSNPQSCTLNSDGMPLAVDSSEISSNSLSISHQAPIYVSVVFVICLLHLLLLVPSTKL, encoded by the exons ATGTTTCCCAAGAatttactttttctcttcttcttcttcttcttcttgttcacCTTCTCTCCTTTGCTCATTTTGGCTCTACCCAACCCAGACCCAGCAACCATCCAATCATTCTTGCCAAATTCATCACCCCCAGCAACCATTCCTGCATTCCCAGAACAATCTAATGCTGAAGGTTGTCCTTTGGACCTGCCGGATGAGCTCTTCCATGGCATAAAAGCTGCTTGTGGAAATGGCCAAGTTGGGCAGTTACACAAGAGCAGGTGCTGTCCGGTTCTGGCAGCTTGGCTCTACTCTGCCTACTCTGCCACTGCCCTTGGCAGGGCTGGTAGAGTAGCCCCAGCAGCTGGAGGTCATATTTCCCCGTCGTATGACCTGCCACTGCTCCCAGATGACTCAGAAACTTGTGTGGATGATCTGGGTAAAGCCTTGAAAGAAAAAGGGATAGAGTTGGTTAAACCAAATGAGACTTGTGATGTGGTTTATTGTTATTGTGGGATTAGATTGCATCCACTGAGCTGTCCTGAGGCATTTTCTACTAACCAAAGGGGGAAGCTTATTGTGGATAAGAGGGTTAAGAGATTAGAGAAGAATTGCTTGAGTAGCAGTAGCAATGTGAATCAATTTCCTGGTCTTGGTGGATGCTCCAAGTGCTTAAACAGCCTCTATTTG CTTAACAACAAGGAGACTTTGAACTCAAGCAAATCAGAAGACAGGACCACCAAGATGCACAACAAAGATTGCCAGTTGATGGGTCTCACATGGCTGCTCGCGAAGAATCGAACAGCTTACATTCATACAGTTTCTGCAGTTTTACGCGCTATGATGATGAATGTGGGTGGATCAAATCCTCAATCCTGCACTCTCAACAGTGATGGTATGCCGTTGGCTGTTGATTCTTCTGAAATTTCCAGCAATTCTTTGTCAATCTCTCATCAAGCACCCATCTATGTATCTGTTGTTTTTGTAATCTGTTTGTTACATTTGCTGCTCCTTGTACCTTCCACCAAACTCTAG